One window of the Streptomyces sp. TS71-3 genome contains the following:
- a CDS encoding dihydrodipicolinate synthase family protein produces MTFAAQRAALADVVAIPVTPFAEDGTLDRAAHAKLLHRLLDGGVRTLTPNGNTGEFYALSPEERRTVTELTVAEAGERATILAGVGHDVPTAVAGARHARDLGAAMVMVHQPVHPYVSAQGWVDYHRAIAEAVPELGVVPYVRNPRIPGARLAELADACPNVIGVKYAVPDAVHFASFARDAGLARFVWVAGLAEPYAPSYFSAGATGFTSGLVNVAPDISLSLLEALRSGDYPAAMRGWERIRRFEELRGADGSADNVSVVKEALAGLGLCRRDVRPPSSTLPEDRRAEVAAIVAGWSR; encoded by the coding sequence ATGACCTTCGCAGCCCAGCGGGCCGCACTCGCCGATGTCGTGGCGATCCCCGTGACGCCGTTCGCCGAGGACGGGACGCTCGACCGCGCCGCCCACGCCAAGCTGCTGCACCGCCTCCTCGACGGAGGGGTGCGCACCCTCACGCCGAACGGCAACACAGGCGAGTTCTACGCCCTCAGCCCCGAGGAGCGCCGCACCGTCACCGAGCTGACCGTGGCGGAGGCGGGGGAGCGGGCGACCATCCTCGCGGGCGTCGGGCACGACGTGCCCACCGCCGTCGCGGGGGCGCGGCACGCCCGCGACCTAGGCGCCGCGATGGTGATGGTCCACCAGCCGGTCCACCCGTACGTCTCCGCGCAGGGCTGGGTCGACTACCACCGTGCCATCGCCGAGGCGGTCCCCGAGCTGGGCGTGGTGCCCTACGTCCGAAATCCCCGGATCCCCGGCGCCCGGCTCGCCGAGCTCGCCGACGCCTGCCCCAACGTCATCGGCGTGAAGTACGCGGTGCCGGACGCCGTGCACTTCGCCTCCTTCGCGCGCGACGCGGGCCTCGCACGGTTCGTCTGGGTGGCCGGACTCGCCGAGCCGTACGCGCCGTCGTACTTCTCCGCGGGCGCCACGGGCTTCACCTCCGGCCTGGTGAACGTCGCCCCCGACATCTCGCTCTCGCTGCTCGAAGCGCTCCGCTCGGGCGACTACCCGGCCGCCATGCGGGGGTGGGAGCGGATCCGCCGGTTCGAGGAGCTGCGCGGCGCGGACGGCTCCGCCGACAACGTCAGCGTCGTCAAGGAGGCGCTGGCCGGGCTCGGCCTGTGCCGCCGCGACGTGCGGCCACCCAGCAGCACCCTGCCCGAGGACCGGCGCGCCGAGGTCGCCGCGATCGTCGCGGGGTGGTCCCGGTGA
- a CDS encoding DUF397 domain-containing protein: MNTSQSAESSVGLTWFKSSYSGTNGGDCVEVAISPGTVHLRDSKNEPGPRLTLARTAWEDFISFATSTSRLPV, encoded by the coding sequence ATGAATACCAGTCAGTCCGCAGAGAGTTCCGTTGGCCTTACCTGGTTCAAGAGCAGCTACAGCGGCACAAATGGGGGCGACTGCGTCGAGGTCGCGATATCCCCCGGAACCGTGCACCTGCGTGACTCGAAGAACGAACCCGGGCCGCGGCTCACGCTCGCACGCACCGCCTGGGAGGACTTCATCTCCTTCGCGACATCGACGAGTCGCTTGCCGGTGTGA
- a CDS encoding sugar ABC transporter substrate-binding protein: protein MTDTGSTHSSTRGRPEGGATAPGRRVSRAALALAAATVLALTAAACGDDGSGAGGDKGAEGSGKGEITFWDNNGGVRTDVWKKIIADFEKAHSDIHVKYVGIPAENAQSKYDTAIQGGGLPDVGGVGTAMLAGIAAQGALEPVEGRIDDSGLKGKLNRSMVDSVRSAGGGDHLYTVPTSANNGTLWYRTDLFKAAGLPAPTTWDRFYEAAGKLTDRARNRFGFTLRGGEGSIAPALDAMYGQSGITSFWKTSGGRATTTTVNDPRNVAALERYLGLYKKDTPSADVNNDFKKMVAQWDSGTIGMLSHNLGSYQDHLKALGPGKFRGLPNPTLADGTRVQVSNPVDGLALFKSSKNKAAAWTFIEFALSHAANSTWNEAAGAIPANTEAVGDPWIQKSEATKLAAAALYDGSIKIVQLPYYLPDWNTISKADNEPNLQKVLLGRESAKDFLDTLADQLDKAQAEWNEQEG from the coding sequence ATGACCGACACGGGCAGCACGCACAGCAGCACCCGCGGCCGACCAGAAGGCGGGGCCACGGCTCCCGGACGTCGGGTGAGCCGCGCCGCCCTGGCGCTCGCCGCCGCCACCGTCCTGGCCCTGACCGCCGCGGCCTGCGGCGACGACGGCAGCGGCGCCGGCGGGGACAAGGGCGCCGAGGGCTCCGGAAAGGGCGAGATCACCTTCTGGGACAACAACGGCGGCGTCCGCACCGACGTGTGGAAGAAGATCATCGCCGACTTCGAGAAGGCGCACTCCGACATCCACGTCAAGTACGTCGGCATCCCGGCCGAGAACGCCCAGTCCAAGTACGACACCGCCATCCAGGGCGGCGGCCTGCCCGACGTGGGCGGAGTGGGCACGGCGATGCTCGCCGGGATCGCGGCCCAGGGCGCCCTGGAGCCGGTGGAGGGACGCATCGACGACAGCGGCCTGAAGGGCAAGCTGAACCGGAGCATGGTCGACAGCGTCCGGTCGGCGGGCGGCGGCGACCACCTCTACACGGTGCCGACCTCCGCGAACAACGGGACGCTCTGGTACCGCACCGACCTGTTCAAGGCCGCGGGCCTGCCTGCCCCCACCACCTGGGACCGCTTCTACGAGGCCGCCGGCAAGCTGACCGACCGGGCCCGCAACCGCTTCGGGTTCACCCTGCGCGGCGGCGAGGGCTCCATCGCCCCGGCGCTGGACGCGATGTACGGGCAGTCCGGCATCACCTCGTTCTGGAAGACGTCCGGCGGCAGGGCCACCACGACCACCGTCAACGACCCCCGGAACGTGGCGGCCCTGGAGCGCTATCTCGGCCTGTACAAGAAGGACACGCCGTCGGCCGACGTCAACAACGACTTCAAGAAGATGGTCGCGCAGTGGGACAGCGGCACCATCGGGATGCTGAGCCACAACCTCGGCTCCTACCAGGACCACCTGAAGGCGCTGGGCCCCGGCAAGTTCCGCGGCCTGCCCAACCCCACGCTGGCCGACGGCACCCGGGTGCAGGTCTCCAACCCGGTCGACGGCCTCGCCCTGTTCAAGTCGAGCAAGAACAAGGCCGCGGCCTGGACCTTCATCGAGTTCGCCCTCTCGCACGCGGCCAACAGCACCTGGAACGAGGCGGCCGGCGCGATCCCGGCCAACACCGAGGCGGTGGGCGATCCCTGGATCCAGAAGTCCGAGGCGACCAAGCTGGCCGCCGCCGCGCTCTACGACGGCAGCATCAAGATCGTCCAGCTCCCGTACTACCTGCCCGACTGGAACACCATCAGCAAGGCCGACAACGAGCCCAACCTCCAGAAGGTGCTGCTCGGCAGGGAGTCGGCGAAGGACTTCCTGGACACCCTCGCCGACCAGCTCGACAAGGCCCAGGCCGAGTGGAACGAGCAGGAGGGATGA
- the araD gene encoding L-arabinonate dehydratase produces MSAGPGTPAGAGTPADPDTPDGSGAPDGAGTPACGPEELRSHQWYGSSISSGLRSFSHRARTRQLGYLPEEHLGKPVVAILNTWSDINPCHVHLRDRAQAVKRGVWQAGGFPLEFPVSTLSETFQKPTPMLYRNMLAMETEELLRSYPVDGAVLMGGCDKSTPALLMGAASVDLPAVFVPAGPMLPGHWRGEVLGSGTDMWKYWDERRAGTIGDCELAELESGLARSPGHCMTMGTASTLTAAAEALGVTLPGASSIPAVDSGHDRMAAASGRRIVELIRRDRRISEMLTREAFEDAVTCVLGLGGSTNAVIHLIAMAGRAGVPLTLDDFDRISRTVPVLANVRPGGGPYLMEDFHFAGGLPGFLSRISDLLHLERPTVAHDRLGDQLAGALVHDDDVIRTRDDPVATEGGVAVLRGNLCPDGAVIKHIAADPRLLKHTGPAVVFDDYKTLQRTIDDPALGITPNHVLVLRGAGPKGGPGMPEYGMLPLPDYLLKQGVRDMVRISDARMSGTSYGTCVLHIAPESYVGGPLALVRTGDLITLDVAERTLTLEVSDEELARRQAAWTPPPPRYERGYGALYSEQITQADTGCDFAFLARPGKVPDPYAG; encoded by the coding sequence GTGAGCGCGGGCCCCGGCACCCCGGCCGGCGCGGGCACCCCGGCGGACCCGGACACCCCTGACGGCTCGGGCGCCCCGGACGGTGCCGGCACCCCCGCGTGCGGCCCCGAAGAACTCCGCAGCCACCAGTGGTACGGCAGCTCGATCTCCTCCGGCCTGCGCTCGTTCAGCCACCGCGCCCGCACCCGGCAGCTCGGCTACCTCCCCGAGGAGCACCTCGGCAAGCCGGTCGTCGCGATCCTCAACACCTGGTCGGACATCAACCCCTGCCACGTCCACCTGCGGGACCGCGCCCAGGCCGTCAAGCGGGGCGTGTGGCAGGCGGGCGGCTTCCCGCTGGAGTTCCCCGTCTCCACGCTCTCCGAGACGTTCCAGAAGCCGACCCCGATGCTCTACCGCAACATGCTCGCGATGGAGACCGAGGAGCTGCTGCGCTCCTACCCCGTCGACGGCGCCGTGCTGATGGGCGGCTGCGACAAGTCCACGCCCGCGCTGCTGATGGGCGCCGCCTCCGTCGACCTGCCCGCGGTCTTCGTGCCGGCCGGGCCGATGCTGCCAGGACACTGGCGCGGCGAGGTGCTCGGCTCCGGTACGGACATGTGGAAGTACTGGGACGAGCGGCGTGCCGGGACCATCGGCGACTGCGAGCTCGCCGAGCTGGAGAGCGGCCTCGCCCGCTCGCCCGGCCACTGCATGACCATGGGCACCGCGTCCACCCTCACCGCCGCGGCGGAGGCCCTAGGCGTCACCCTGCCCGGTGCCTCCTCCATCCCGGCCGTGGACTCCGGCCACGACCGCATGGCCGCGGCCTCCGGGCGCCGGATCGTCGAGCTGATCCGCAGGGACCGCAGGATCTCCGAGATGCTCACCCGTGAGGCCTTCGAGGACGCGGTGACCTGCGTGCTCGGGCTCGGCGGCTCCACCAACGCGGTGATCCACCTGATCGCCATGGCGGGCCGCGCCGGGGTGCCGCTCACGCTCGACGACTTCGACCGGATCTCCCGGACGGTGCCGGTGCTCGCCAACGTCAGGCCCGGCGGCGGCCCGTACCTGATGGAGGACTTCCACTTCGCCGGCGGGCTGCCCGGGTTCCTGTCCCGGATCTCCGACCTGCTGCACCTGGAGCGGCCCACCGTCGCCCACGACCGCCTCGGCGACCAGCTCGCGGGCGCCCTCGTCCACGACGACGACGTGATCCGCACCCGGGACGACCCGGTCGCGACCGAGGGCGGCGTGGCCGTGCTGCGCGGCAACCTCTGCCCCGACGGCGCCGTCATCAAGCACATCGCCGCCGATCCGCGGCTGCTGAAGCACACCGGGCCCGCGGTCGTCTTCGACGACTACAAGACCCTCCAGCGCACCATCGACGACCCGGCCCTCGGCATCACCCCCAACCACGTCCTCGTGCTGCGCGGCGCGGGCCCCAAGGGCGGCCCCGGCATGCCCGAGTACGGCATGCTGCCGCTGCCCGACTACCTGCTGAAGCAGGGCGTACGGGACATGGTGCGGATCTCCGACGCCCGCATGAGCGGCACCTCGTACGGCACCTGCGTGCTGCACATCGCGCCCGAGTCGTACGTCGGCGGCCCGCTGGCCCTCGTCCGCACCGGGGACCTGATCACGCTCGACGTGGCGGAGCGGACCCTGACACTTGAGGTGTCCGACGAGGAGCTGGCACGCCGCCAGGCCGCCTGGACGCCACCGCCCCCGCGGTACGAACGCGGCTACGGCGCGCTCTACAGCGAGCAGATCACCCAGGCGGACACCGGCTGCGACTTCGCCTTCCTGGCCCGCCCCGGGAAGGTGCCCGACCCGTACGCGGGCTGA
- a CDS encoding carbohydrate ABC transporter permease, producing the protein MAHAAAVPRQTAGEPPPPSARAIRSRTRAAPRRLPYLLIAPAVLLMLGFIAYPVLSVFYYSLQHYNPTKPWRNGFAGAANFVTAFTDDPQFLSTLGFSLKWVGTEVVLQLLLGLALALLVNQTFVGRALARSLVFSPWAVSGVLTSTIWLLLYNSQTGVTRYLADLGMGSYGTSWLSGTGTVFPAVVVAELWRGVPFFAILILADLQSVPKDLYEAAEVDGASRARQFFHITLPHLKDAIILSTLLRAVWEFNNVDLLYTLTGGGPAGETTTLPLRIASIAVDSHDFGYASALTSVAFVILLFGSLVYLRLSKFGGENP; encoded by the coding sequence ATGGCCCACGCCGCAGCCGTGCCACGGCAGACCGCGGGCGAGCCGCCGCCCCCCTCCGCCCGTGCGATACGCAGCCGCACCAGGGCCGCCCCGCGCCGCCTGCCGTACCTGCTGATCGCGCCGGCCGTGCTGCTGATGCTGGGCTTCATCGCCTACCCGGTGCTCAGCGTCTTCTATTACAGCCTCCAGCACTACAACCCCACCAAGCCCTGGCGGAACGGCTTCGCGGGCGCCGCCAACTTCGTCACCGCGTTCACCGACGACCCGCAGTTCCTCTCGACGCTGGGCTTCAGCCTGAAGTGGGTCGGCACCGAGGTGGTGCTGCAACTCCTGCTCGGCCTCGCCCTCGCGCTGCTGGTCAACCAGACCTTCGTGGGCCGGGCCCTGGCGCGCTCCCTGGTCTTCTCGCCCTGGGCCGTCTCCGGCGTGCTGACCTCCACCATCTGGCTGCTGCTCTACAACTCCCAGACGGGTGTCACGCGCTACCTCGCCGACCTCGGGATGGGCTCCTACGGCACGTCCTGGCTCTCGGGCACCGGCACGGTCTTCCCGGCGGTGGTGGTCGCGGAGCTCTGGCGCGGCGTGCCCTTCTTCGCCATCCTCATCCTCGCCGACCTCCAGTCCGTGCCGAAGGACCTCTACGAGGCGGCCGAGGTCGACGGCGCCAGCAGGGCGCGGCAGTTCTTCCACATCACGCTGCCGCACCTGAAGGACGCGATCATCCTCTCCACGCTGCTCCGCGCGGTGTGGGAGTTCAACAACGTCGACCTGCTCTACACCCTCACCGGCGGCGGCCCCGCGGGCGAGACCACGACGCTGCCGCTGCGCATCGCCTCCATCGCCGTCGACTCGCACGACTTCGGGTACGCCTCCGCGCTGACCTCGGTGGCCTTCGTGATCCTGCTCTTCGGCTCGCTGGTGTACCTCAGGCTGAGCAAGTTCGGGGGCGAGAACCCGTGA
- a CDS encoding VOC family protein, translating to MNETVQKLTAFDLARPASNQLAHGFLQWCVVAPDLESRCAELERVYGPAGFWILENAPVFEATYGGEPIDLHVNIALGYIGDINIEVIQPRPEGDPDLYTEFLDGHPEGGLHHLGFQVHDFEAAAADLAARFGPAVQAAKFSPGGSRYTYFDSRPVIGVYTEILWLDAEMTAAMADLRAGNPPVTS from the coding sequence GTGAACGAAACGGTGCAGAAGCTTACCGCATTCGACCTCGCTCGGCCGGCCAGTAATCAGTTGGCCCATGGATTCCTTCAGTGGTGCGTCGTCGCACCGGATCTGGAGTCGAGGTGCGCCGAGCTGGAACGGGTATATGGCCCCGCGGGATTCTGGATCCTGGAAAACGCCCCTGTTTTCGAGGCGACCTACGGCGGTGAGCCGATCGATCTTCACGTGAACATCGCGCTGGGCTACATCGGTGACATCAATATCGAAGTCATTCAGCCCCGCCCTGAGGGAGACCCCGATCTGTACACCGAGTTCCTCGACGGGCACCCGGAAGGCGGCCTTCACCACCTGGGCTTCCAGGTCCACGACTTCGAAGCAGCAGCCGCGGACCTGGCGGCCAGGTTCGGCCCCGCCGTGCAGGCCGCAAAGTTCTCCCCGGGTGGAAGTCGCTACACGTACTTCGACTCGCGCCCGGTGATCGGGGTTTACACCGAGATTCTCTGGCTTGATGCCGAAATGACTGCGGCGATGGCGGATCTGCGTGCCGGAAATCCCCCGGTCACGTCTTGA
- a CDS encoding helix-turn-helix transcriptional regulator: MGDRQAVKRKGAGRLRGDDRPRIWTGYGKLLKHFRELAGLTQSELADAVGYSCEQVASIEQGRRPAKAAFTEAAERVLNAGGALLALQEDVDLARLPLFFQDFAAIEAEAVSRFSYDPLLIPGLLQTEEYARALQNAHFPPLDDELVEEHVAGRMARQALIGRKQSPIVFVFIIEETALHRRVGGDAVMRRQLQWLLECAQLRNVEVQIMPTSRVAHSGLNGAMVLLEDLERRQFVYIEAQGVGTVLSDRQQVSEFWLRYGMLRSQALDTEESVLLIQRAAGDL, from the coding sequence ATGGGTGACCGCCAGGCTGTCAAGCGCAAGGGCGCCGGGAGACTCCGCGGCGACGACCGCCCCCGGATCTGGACGGGATACGGGAAACTGCTCAAGCATTTCCGCGAGTTAGCCGGACTCACCCAGTCGGAACTGGCCGACGCCGTCGGCTACTCGTGCGAGCAGGTCGCCTCCATCGAACAGGGCCGGCGCCCGGCCAAAGCGGCGTTCACGGAGGCAGCGGAGCGGGTGCTGAACGCGGGCGGTGCGCTGCTGGCGCTCCAGGAGGACGTGGACCTGGCGCGGCTGCCCCTGTTCTTCCAGGACTTCGCGGCGATCGAGGCGGAGGCGGTCAGCCGGTTCTCGTACGACCCGCTGTTGATCCCGGGGTTGTTGCAGACGGAGGAGTACGCGAGGGCGTTGCAGAACGCCCACTTCCCTCCGCTGGATGACGAGTTGGTCGAGGAACATGTCGCTGGCCGGATGGCTCGGCAGGCACTCATCGGGCGCAAGCAGTCCCCCATCGTGTTCGTGTTCATCATCGAGGAGACCGCCCTCCACCGCAGGGTCGGCGGGGATGCGGTGATGAGGAGACAACTTCAGTGGCTCCTGGAGTGTGCGCAGCTTCGCAACGTCGAGGTGCAGATCATGCCCACCTCACGAGTTGCCCACAGCGGGCTCAACGGCGCCATGGTGCTCCTTGAGGACCTGGAACGGCGGCAGTTCGTCTACATCGAGGCCCAGGGCGTCGGCACTGTGCTCTCCGATCGGCAACAGGTGAGCGAGTTCTGGTTGCGGTATGGGATGCTTCGTTCACAGGCCCTCGACACCGAGGAGTCCGTGCTTCTCATCCAGCGCGCGGCGGGAGACCTATGA
- a CDS encoding Gfo/Idh/MocA family protein codes for MSGTLAGQAEPVPVVLVGARGHGRSHLENIRRLVALGRVRLVGVCDLAPLADAETAGLGEPAHSADLGVLLARTRPAAAVVCTPIHTHTELALTAVEHGVHLLLEKPPAPSFAQYLRLTEAVEKARVACQIGFQSLGSGALPAVRELVEDGAIGEVLGIGAAGAWVRDEAYFRRAPWAGRRRLDGADVVDGALTNPLAHAVATALALAGATGADDVAQVETELFRAHAIESDDTSWARVTTTRGDRVAVAATLCAAEPGEPYVVVHGTHGRVTLWYRQDRVRLDRTGHPPQERVHDRIDLLENLLDHLAGRAGLLAGIRTTGAFMRVVEAIRRAPDPVPLPPDAWYSPPGAPSRRVVRGIDGLVSAAAEQLCGYAELGAAWARPAPRDA; via the coding sequence ATGAGCGGCACGTTGGCCGGGCAGGCGGAGCCGGTGCCGGTGGTCCTGGTGGGCGCCCGCGGGCACGGCCGCAGCCACCTGGAGAACATCCGGCGCCTGGTGGCCCTGGGCCGGGTCCGCCTGGTGGGCGTCTGCGACCTCGCCCCGCTGGCGGACGCCGAGACGGCGGGTCTCGGGGAGCCGGCGCACTCCGCCGACCTGGGGGTGCTGCTGGCCCGGACCCGGCCGGCCGCCGCCGTCGTGTGCACCCCCATCCACACGCACACCGAACTGGCGCTGACCGCCGTGGAGCACGGCGTCCATCTGCTGCTGGAGAAGCCGCCCGCTCCGTCCTTCGCGCAGTACCTGCGGCTCACCGAGGCGGTGGAGAAGGCCCGGGTCGCCTGCCAGATCGGCTTCCAGTCACTGGGCTCCGGCGCGCTGCCCGCCGTCCGGGAACTGGTCGAGGACGGCGCGATCGGCGAGGTGCTGGGCATCGGTGCGGCGGGGGCGTGGGTGCGCGACGAGGCGTACTTCCGCCGGGCGCCCTGGGCGGGCCGGCGGCGTCTTGACGGGGCCGACGTGGTCGACGGGGCGCTCACCAACCCGCTGGCGCACGCCGTGGCCACGGCCCTCGCGCTGGCCGGGGCGACGGGCGCGGACGACGTGGCGCAGGTGGAGACCGAGCTGTTCCGGGCCCACGCCATCGAGTCCGACGACACCTCCTGGGCCCGTGTCACCACCACCCGCGGCGACCGCGTCGCCGTCGCCGCCACCCTCTGCGCCGCCGAGCCCGGCGAGCCCTACGTCGTGGTGCACGGCACCCACGGCCGCGTCACCCTCTGGTACCGGCAGGACCGGGTCCGCCTGGACCGCACCGGACACCCGCCCCAGGAACGGGTGCACGACCGCATCGACCTGCTGGAGAACCTGCTCGACCACCTGGCGGGACGCGCCGGACTGCTGGCCGGCATACGCACCACGGGCGCCTTCATGCGGGTCGTTGAAGCGATTCGACGCGCGCCCGACCCCGTGCCCCTCCCGCCGGACGCCTGGTACTCCCCGCCGGGCGCCCCCTCCCGGCGGGTCGTGCGCGGCATCGACGGCCTCGTGTCGGCAGCCGCCGAACAGCTCTGCGGCTACGCGGAGCTGGGCGCCGCCTGGGCCCGGCCCGCGCCACGCGACGCCTGA
- a CDS encoding carbohydrate ABC transporter permease has product MTVPALSVPPGHRAGAGRRRRSWDEVPRWQIYLPLGLYLLFTLVPFYWMLLFALRPAGSTSLLPWPLTSEHFEKVWTERSFGTFFGNSLLVGVCSLLMTTVVALAGGYALARFDFRVKRAFTLALLCSQFIPGALMLVPLFQIFANLRMINSLASVVVAETVFQLPLSIMLLSGFVKNVPYSLEEAAWVDGCGRFRAFCSVVLPLLRPGLIAVGSFAFVHSWNHFLFALMFLSDQDKQTIPVGLNTLMGADSVDLGALAAGGVIAAVPVVIVFAFIQKWLVTGFSAGAVKG; this is encoded by the coding sequence ATGACCGTGCCCGCGCTGTCCGTTCCGCCCGGCCACCGGGCGGGCGCCGGGCGCCGCAGGCGCTCCTGGGACGAGGTGCCGCGCTGGCAGATCTACCTGCCACTCGGGCTGTACCTGCTGTTCACGCTGGTCCCGTTCTACTGGATGCTGCTCTTCGCGCTGCGGCCGGCCGGCTCCACCTCGCTGCTGCCGTGGCCGCTGACGTCGGAGCACTTCGAGAAGGTGTGGACCGAGCGGAGCTTCGGAACGTTCTTCGGCAACAGCCTGCTCGTCGGGGTCTGCTCGCTGCTGATGACCACGGTCGTGGCGCTCGCGGGCGGCTACGCGCTCGCCCGCTTCGACTTCCGCGTCAAGCGCGCCTTCACCCTCGCGCTGCTCTGCTCGCAGTTCATCCCGGGCGCGCTGATGCTGGTGCCGCTCTTCCAGATCTTCGCCAACCTGCGGATGATCAACTCGCTGGCCAGCGTGGTCGTCGCCGAGACCGTCTTCCAGCTGCCGCTGTCGATCATGCTGCTCAGCGGCTTCGTGAAGAACGTGCCGTACTCGCTGGAGGAGGCCGCCTGGGTGGACGGCTGCGGGCGGTTCCGGGCGTTCTGCTCGGTGGTGCTGCCGCTGCTGCGGCCCGGCCTGATCGCCGTGGGCTCCTTCGCGTTCGTGCACAGCTGGAACCACTTCCTGTTCGCCCTGATGTTCCTCAGCGACCAGGACAAGCAGACCATCCCGGTCGGCCTCAACACCCTGATGGGCGCCGACAGCGTCGACCTCGGCGCGCTCGCCGCGGGCGGGGTGATCGCCGCCGTGCCCGTGGTGATCGTCTTCGCGTTCATCCAGAAGTGGCTGGTCACCGGCTTCAGCGCCGGGGCGGTGAAGGGATGA
- a CDS encoding ATP-binding protein has product MNSPSSYPPSRAGSLSPARTFTQQFSATRRGARLARLLAVNQFEAWGWPHGTETSGTAALLVAELASNAVLHGRVEGRDFRLRLTVDDTPARQQDEPGPVLRIEVTDARGECLPRPAEGPRSGTDPRPGSAAAYPESGHGLLLVRSLATRWGVEPYPPSGKTVWCEMGVGNGTPRPLH; this is encoded by the coding sequence GTGAATTCCCCTTCGAGCTACCCCCCTTCCCGAGCCGGGTCCCTCAGCCCCGCCCGGACGTTCACCCAGCAGTTCAGCGCCACGCGGCGAGGGGCACGGCTGGCCCGTCTCCTCGCGGTGAACCAGTTCGAGGCCTGGGGCTGGCCGCACGGCACGGAGACCTCGGGGACCGCCGCCCTCCTCGTTGCCGAGTTGGCGTCGAACGCGGTGCTGCACGGACGGGTGGAGGGCCGGGACTTCCGCCTGCGCCTCACCGTGGACGACACCCCGGCCCGCCAGCAGGACGAACCCGGCCCGGTGCTCCGGATCGAGGTGACCGACGCGCGAGGGGAGTGCCTGCCGCGGCCGGCCGAGGGGCCTCGGAGCGGCACCGATCCTCGTCCCGGCTCCGCCGCCGCGTACCCCGAGAGCGGGCACGGGCTGCTGCTCGTCCGGTCGCTCGCCACTCGCTGGGGCGTCGAGCCGTATCCGCCCTCGGGCAAGACGGTCTGGTGCGAGATGGGCGTCGGCAACGGCACGCCCCGTCCGCTCCATTGA
- a CDS encoding response regulator transcription factor, giving the protein MTEHAAVRVVVADDERMVRSALRAILDAEPDLTVVGEAATGAEAVSAVRELRPDVVLMDVRMPGIDGIRATEHILRTLEVPPRIVVVTTFENDAYVYAALRAGAAGFLLKRADADALVQAVRMVVRSDTLLYPAAVRALAEAHAAAAAPAPPWVARLTAREGEVLRLMATGLTNAEIALRLGVGSATVKTHVAAVLAKTGARDRTQAVIAAYEAGFTKPAR; this is encoded by the coding sequence ATGACTGAGCACGCCGCCGTCCGCGTCGTCGTCGCCGACGACGAGCGCATGGTGCGCAGCGCGCTGCGCGCCATCCTGGACGCCGAGCCGGACCTCACCGTCGTGGGCGAGGCCGCCACCGGCGCAGAGGCCGTCTCCGCGGTGCGCGAACTGCGCCCGGACGTCGTGCTGATGGACGTCCGGATGCCCGGCATCGACGGGATCCGGGCCACCGAGCACATCCTGCGCACGCTGGAGGTGCCGCCGCGCATCGTGGTCGTCACCACCTTCGAGAACGACGCATACGTGTACGCGGCCCTGCGCGCCGGCGCCGCCGGGTTCCTGCTGAAGCGGGCGGACGCCGACGCGCTGGTGCAGGCGGTGCGCATGGTGGTGCGCAGCGACACCCTGCTGTACCCGGCCGCGGTGCGCGCGCTCGCCGAAGCGCACGCCGCGGCGGCGGCTCCCGCGCCGCCCTGGGTGGCCCGGCTGACCGCGCGGGAGGGCGAGGTGCTGCGGCTGATGGCGACCGGGCTCACCAACGCCGAGATCGCCCTGCGCCTCGGCGTCGGCTCCGCCACCGTCAAGACGCACGTGGCGGCGGTGCTGGCGAAGACGGGTGCCCGGGACCGCACCCAGGCGGTGATCGCGGCGTACGAGGCGGGCTTCACGAAGCCGGCGCGGTAG